A region from the Panicum hallii strain FIL2 chromosome 1, PHallii_v3.1, whole genome shotgun sequence genome encodes:
- the LOC112880107 gene encoding uncharacterized protein LOC112880107 — MGSNKPLGEPQEQEAIDLDADAPKSTLPSPLADNECKSNAQLSSGCKRKRGLNKEEGSLFEGLIKSVDGFANAMREETFRIYRVVMDYPNFNKEDLMRCLSYLMKNKGIAEGFMEMDEVDKDFWLRDHLSNTNFYA, encoded by the coding sequence ATGGGCTCCAACAAACCATTGGGTGAACCACAAGAGCAGGAAGCAATTGACTTAGATGCTGATGCCCCCAAATCCACCCTGCCCTCCCCACTAGCTGACAACGAGTGCAAGTCTAATGCCCAGTTATCATCTGGTTGCAAGAGGAAGAGAGGACTGAATAAGGAAGAAGGGTCACTATTTGAGGGTCTGATCAAGTCTGTTGATGGGTTTGCCAATGCTATGAGAGAGGAGACTTTTAGAATTTACAGGGTTGTGATGGACTACCCCAACTTCAACAAGGAAGACCTGATGCGCTGTCTCAGCTACCTGATGAAGAACAAAGGAATTGCAGAGGGTTTCATGGAGATGGATGAGGTTGATAAGGATTTTTGGCTGAGGGACCATCTGTCCAACACCAACTTCTATGCATGA